A genome region from Oncorhynchus masou masou isolate Uvic2021 chromosome 14, UVic_Omas_1.1, whole genome shotgun sequence includes the following:
- the LOC135554706 gene encoding zinc finger protein OZF-like, translating into MNRDRPSPSPSNLPESPGHNSPGSALLLDLKRVSVLLVDYRKTPGTVREGHEEGDEDLISSRDSTNHSLSWRGLSSAEPQQHCVAEETETCLYRPEHPKKHQQRCIGKKPQHCCSDCGKSFTSRSDFIIHQWIHTREKPYCCSQCGKSFSASNAFQSHLQIHAGERPYPCLDQSSNLTTHQLTQTGVKPFICDQCGKSFAVASTLSRHQVTHTGEKPYSCDQCGKSFAVVSSLIRHHRTHTGEKPYSCYQCGKSFAVSEKLTIHQRTHTGEKPYSCDQCGKSFAVVSSLIRHHRTHTGEKPYSCYQCGKSFALSEKLTIHQRTHTGEKPYRCDQCGKSFAVASTLNRHQLTHSGEKPYSCDQCGKSFAVVSSLIRHHQTHTGEKTYVCLCGKSFALASTLTTHQRTHTGEKPYSCYQCGKSFSQSVHLNTHQRTHTGEKPYRCDHCGKSFSQSVHLNTHQRTHTGEKPYSCDHCGKSFSQSLNLKTHQLTHTGEKH; encoded by the exons ATGAATCGG GACAGACCTAGTCCATCCCCCTCCAACCTGCCGGAGTCCCCTGGTCACAactctcctggtagcgccttaCTGCTGGATCTGAAGAGGGTGTCTGTGTTGCTGGTCGACTACAGGAAAACACCAGGAACTGTGAGAGAAGGACacgaggagggagatgaagattTGATTTCATCAA GGGACAGCACGAACCATTCTCTCAGTTGGAGGGGCTTGTCATCTGCGGAGCCTCAACAACATTGTGTTGCTGAAGAGACAGAGACGTGTCTCTATAGACCAGAGCACCccaagaaacaccagcagagaTGTATAgggaagaaacctcaacactgctgctctgactgtgggaagagtttcactaGCAGGAGTGATTTCATTATTCACCAGTGGATTCACACCCGGGAGAAACCGTACTGCTGCTCTCAGTGCGGGAAGAGTTTCAGTGCTTCTAACGCCTTCCAATCTCATCTGCAAATTCATGCAGGGGAGAGGCCTTACCCTTGCCTTGATCAGTCAAgcaacctgactacacaccagCTAACACAAACTGGAGTGAAGCCTTTTATCTGTGAtcagtgtggaaagagctttGCTGTAGCTTCCACCCTGAGTAGACACCAGGttacacacactggagagaagccttatagctgtgatcagtgtgggaaaaGCTTTGCTGTAGTTTCCTCCCTGATTAGACACCAtcgaacacacactggagagaagccttatagctgttaTCAATGTGGAAAGAGCTTTGCTGTATCAGAAAAACTAACTATacaccagcgaacacacacaggagaaaagccttatagctgtgatcagtgtgggaagagctttgctGTAGTTTCCTCCCTGATTAGACACCAtcgaacacacactggagagaagccttatagctgttatcagtgtggaaagagctttGCTTTATCAGAAAAACTAACTATacaccagcgaacacacacaggtgagaagCCTTAtcgctgtgatcagtgtgggaagagctttgctGTAGCTTCCACCCTGAATAGACACCAGCtaacacacagtggagagaagccttacagctgtgatcagtgtgggaagagctttgctGTAGTTTCCTCCCTGATTAGACACCatcaaacacacactggagagaaaacTTATGTCTGTCTATGTGGGAAGAGCTTTGCTCTAGCTTCCACCCTGACTAcacaccagcgaacacacactggagagaagccctaTAGCTGTTATCAGTGTGGCAAGAGCTTCAGTCAATCAGTACACCTGAATAcacaccagcgaacacacacaggagagaagccttacagaTGTGACCATTGTGGAAAGAGCTTCAGTCAATCAGTACACCTGAATAcacaccagcgaacacacacaggagagaagccttacagcTGTGATCATTGTGGAAAGAGCTTCAGTCAATCATTAAACCTGAAAACACACCAgctaacacacactggagagaaacattag